Proteins encoded in a region of the Culicoidibacter larvae genome:
- the yfmH gene encoding EF-P 5-aminopentanol modification-associated protein YfmH, whose protein sequence is MERLEYTQLKETVYFKKLSNGLRVYLIPKPEFNKTFATFTTAYGAINSQFTPRNGEHEVTVPHGVAHFLEHKMFEQVDGDVFLEFSQRGASANAYTSLDETCYLFSATDAVYENIETLLNFVQDPYFTDENVEKEKGIIEQEIKMYADNPSSVSYQKMMKLLFPNHPAGIDVAGSVESVHAITKEDLYTCYNTFYHPSNMILVVAGNFELETMMATIEKNQNDKVFDENQTIVQHTVFDTSEIVERIERIKMDVAMSKVRAAIKITKDIQDPIARLKQDFALQFLCELAFSNTSDAYERMMADEVINNSFGTLVNYTEQYGYILFAGDTNKVDDFISELKRTFIDRSYIQAEQLEQIKKRMTGEFLMALNSLEFVANDYAEYAFMGVSLFELPDIIRDITISDVIEAHKTFFANAQLAISVIEPK, encoded by the coding sequence ATGGAGCGATTAGAATACACGCAATTAAAAGAAACGGTTTATTTTAAGAAGTTGAGCAATGGCTTACGGGTATATTTAATACCTAAGCCTGAATTTAATAAAACTTTTGCTACTTTTACCACTGCTTACGGAGCGATAAACTCTCAGTTTACGCCTCGTAACGGGGAACACGAGGTTACTGTTCCGCACGGTGTAGCACATTTTCTGGAACATAAAATGTTTGAACAAGTAGATGGTGATGTCTTTTTAGAGTTTAGTCAACGAGGAGCCAGTGCCAATGCTTATACTTCACTAGACGAGACCTGTTATTTATTCTCGGCAACAGATGCTGTTTATGAGAATATTGAAACATTATTAAACTTTGTTCAGGATCCATATTTTACTGATGAAAATGTTGAAAAAGAAAAAGGTATTATTGAGCAAGAAATAAAAATGTATGCTGATAATCCTTCATCAGTTTCTTACCAGAAAATGATGAAGTTGCTTTTCCCTAATCATCCGGCGGGCATAGATGTTGCCGGCAGTGTAGAGTCGGTTCACGCAATTACAAAGGAAGATTTATATACATGTTATAATACATTCTATCATCCAAGTAATATGATATTAGTTGTTGCCGGAAATTTTGAGTTAGAAACAATGATGGCAACTATCGAGAAAAATCAGAATGATAAGGTATTTGATGAAAATCAGACTATTGTTCAACATACAGTTTTTGATACGTCTGAGATTGTGGAACGAATTGAGCGGATAAAAATGGATGTTGCAATGTCAAAAGTGCGGGCAGCAATCAAAATTACTAAGGATATTCAAGATCCTATTGCAAGATTAAAGCAAGATTTTGCACTTCAATTTCTCTGTGAACTTGCCTTCAGCAACACTAGTGATGCATATGAGCGCATGATGGCTGATGAGGTAATTAATAATAGTTTTGGAACGCTTGTTAATTATACAGAACAATACGGTTATATTCTTTTTGCTGGCGATACTAATAAGGTTGATGATTTTATTAGTGAGTTAAAGCGAACTTTTATTGATCGTTCATATATACAAGCTGAACAATTGGAACAAATTAAGAAGCGAATGACTGGTGAGTTTTTAATGGCATTGAATTCTTTAGAGTTTGTTGCCAATGATTATGCTGAATATGCTTTTATGGGAGTTTCTTTATTCGAATTGCCGGATATTATTCGAGATATTACTATCAGTGATGTTATTGAGGCTCATAAAACATTTTTTGCTAATGCTCAGCTGGCTATTTCAGTTATTGAACCAAAGTAA
- a CDS encoding single-stranded DNA-binding protein translates to MINNVVIIGRIANDPELKETTTGKMVTNVTLAVSRSFKNIKGEYETDFVTCTLWSGIAKSTVEHCEKGHLVGVKGRLQTRNYEDKEGKRIYVTEVIAERVTFLNASRNEISYQNELDNEIDDHLTVADK, encoded by the coding sequence ATGATTAATAATGTTGTAATTATTGGTCGGATCGCAAATGATCCTGAGTTAAAAGAAACAACGACTGGGAAGATGGTGACGAATGTTACTTTAGCTGTTTCTAGAAGTTTTAAAAATATTAAGGGAGAGTATGAGACAGATTTTGTGACATGCACACTTTGGTCTGGTATTGCAAAGTCAACGGTTGAGCATTGTGAGAAAGGCCATTTGGTAGGCGTTAAAGGGCGATTGCAAACCCGTAATTATGAAGACAAAGAAGGAAAACGAATTTATGTAACTGAGGTAATTGCAGAAAGAGTTACATTTTTGAATGCCAGTCGTAATGAGATTAGTTATCAAAATGAACTTGATAATGAAATTGATGATCATTTAACAGTTGCGGATAAATAA